CGCGGGTGAGCCGGACGCGGGCCTGGATGCCGGAACGGGGGACGCGGGCGTTCCGGACGCGGGCCCCGAGGACGCGGGGGCTCCGCTGGCCATCCCCAACGCGCTGTCGGGCTTCGGGCTGTTCACCGGAAGCCCGGCGGACGGGGGGCTGGTGCCGGTGGAGGGCAACGTGCCCTACACCCTGTCCACGCCGCTGTTCTCCGACTACGCGGTCAAGTCACGCACCCTCTACATCCCCCCCGGCAAGACGGCGCACTACGCCCCCGTGGACGCGCTGGACCTGCCGGTGGGGACGCTCATCACCAAGACGTTCGCCTTCCCGGCGGACCTGCGGCAGCCGGACCAGGACGTGCGGGTCATCGAGACGCGCGTCCTGGTGCACCAGCCCTCCGGCTGGGAGGCGTGGCCGTACGTCTGGAACGCGGAGCAGACGGAGGCCACGCTGGCCACCGGCGGCCGCGCGCGCGACGTGACGTTCATCGACTCGGAGGGGGAGACCCGGTCGTTCCGGTACTCGGTCCCCTCCAAGAATCAGTGCCAGCAGTGCCACCACCTGGTGGACGGCACGGGGGCGCAGGTGATGCACCCCATTGGCGTGAAGGCGCGCTACCTGCACCGCACGAACACCTACGGCGGCGTGGAGCGCGACCAGTTGGAGTACCTGGCGTCGCTGGGCAAGCTGGACGGGCTGCCCGCGCAGGCGGAGCTGCCGAAGGCGCCGGACGCGTTCGACCCGCAGTCAGCGAGCCTGGACACGCGGGCGCGCACCTACCTGGACATCAACTGCGCGCATTGCCACAACCCGAAGGGCACGGCGGGCATCACCAGCCAGCTGTTCCTCAACTTCGACAACACCAGCCTGTTCAGCCTGGGCGAGTGCAAGCGCCCCGGCTCCGCGGGCGCGGGCGTGGGCGGCGAGTTCGACATCGTCCCCGGCAAGCACGACGAGTCCATCCTCTGGTACCGGCTGCACACGGAGGAGTCCGGCAAGATGATGCCGCAGATTGGCCGCACGATTCACCACGCGGAGGGCGCGCAGCTCATCGCGGATTGGATCGACCAGATGCCCGCCAAGACCTGCAAGTAGCGCTCAGGCGGCCGGCGACGGGGGCTGGGGCTCTTCCTCCAGCCCCACGTTGCTGGACCCTCGGTTGTAGACGGCCAGGTCCAGCAGGCCCTCTTCACGGGCCACCAGGACGGGCACCAGCATCTGGCCGGTGACGTTGGTGAGGGTGCGCATCATGTCCAGCACCCGGTCGATGGCCAGCAGGTAGCCCAGCCCCTCCAGGGGCAGCCCCGCGGCGCTGAGGACGACGGTGGTCATCACCACCGCCGTACCGGGCACGCCCGCGGTGCCGAAGCTGCCCAGCACGGACGCCAGCAGGATGATGAAGAGCTGGGGCGCGGACAGCGTCAGGCCGAAGTACTGGGCAATGAAGAGCGACGTCATCGCCGGGTAGATGGCGCCGCAGCCGTCCATCTTGATGCTGGCGCCCAGGGGCACCGCGAACGCGGCGTAGTCCCGGTCGACGCCCAGGTTGTGGGTGACGCTGCGCAAGGCCACCGGCATGGACGCGAAGCTGGAGGAGCTGACGAACGCCACCTGCATGCCCGGCGCGGCGCCCCGGAAGAAGCGCAGCGGGTTGAGCCCGTGCGCCGCGAGCAGCCCGCCGTACACGAAGACGATGTGCACCGCGCACGCGAGGTACAGCGTGAGGACGAAGGTGCCCAGGGGCAGGAGCCGCTCGAAGCCGTAGGTGCCCACCAGCGCGGCGATGAGGCCGAAGGTGCCCAGCGGCGTCAGCTCCAGCACGAAGCGGGTGACCTGGATCATGGCCTCGCTGGCCTCGCCCACGAGCGTGCGCAGCCGCGCGGTGCGCTCCCCCAGCTTCACCAGCGCGAAGCCCAGCAGGCCCGCGAAGAAGATGACCTGGAGCATCTTGCCCTCCGCCAGCGCGGCGAAGGGGTTGGTGGGGACGACGTCCAGCAGCACCTGCACGGGGCCGGGCACCTGCCGGGGCTTGAAGTCGCTGGCCGCCTGGAGCGTGCCCACGCCCACGCCCGGCTTCGTGAGGGCGGCGGTGCCCAGGCCCACGCCCACGGCCAGCGCGGCGGTGACGGCGAACCAGAGGAAGGTGCGGCCGCCCAGCGCCGCCACGCTCTTCTGGCCGCGCAGCGCGGACACCGCGTGGATGACGGCGAAGAACACCAGCGGGATGGCGATCATCCGGATCAGCTGGACGTAGAGCGTGCCCAGCGGCTGGAGCCACACGCCGGCCTTGTCACCCAGCGCCCACCCCGCGAGCGCGCCCAGCACGAAGGCGCCCAGCACGCGCTGCCAGAAGGGGATGCGGAACCAGCGGGCCCAGAGCTTCATCGCGAGACACCTCTCACTGCGTGGACCCGCGGACCCTAACCCCCTCGGGGGTCCGGCGCCGCGTTCCGCTCCGAGGGACGCCCCACATCATTGCGACCCGCCCCCCGGCCCCCTAGGCTCCTGCCTGCTTTCCCCCCAATCCCGTGCCAGGAGTGCTCCCTTGAAATTCACGAGCAAGGACGTGTCGAAGCTGCTGGAGGACGTGAGCGGGTCCGAGGACCTCATCGGCCACGCCTGCGCCACGTCGTACCTCAACGGCCAGCACTACACCTGGAGCGGTACCCAGTGGGTGGGCACCTACTTCCCGGTGCTCAAGTATCCGGTGGGCGAGGACTCCAGCAGTTCCTGCTAGCCGGTGTCGCAAGGCCCTGCCCCCATGAAGGTCGCCATCGTGGACAGCGGAGTGTCGGTGGGCTTCCTTCGCGGGGCGGGGCTGTCGCTCGCCGGGGCCGCGAGCTTCACGGTGGACCGGGAGGCGCGGCGCCTGGAGTCCCGCGTCCACTCGCGTGAGGAGCTGGCGGCCTGGCGCGGCGGCGGCGCCGTGCTGGAGGACCTGGAGGATGCGCACGGCCACGGCACCGCGGTGCTGAGCATCCTGCTGGAGCAGGGCCGCCGTCCCGGTGCCGACGTGGAGTGGTACGTCGCGCGCGTGCTGGATGGCCGGATGCGCGGCGATTCGCTGGGCCTGCTGGAAGCGCTGGAGTGGCTGACGCGGGACGTGCGGCCGGACCTCATCAACCTGAGCCTGGGCACCGTGGGCCGCGCCTTCGAGGCGCCCCTCACCGCGCTGCTGGACCGCGCGGTGGAGCAGGGCAGCCTGGTGCTCTGCTCCGCGGGCCCCGTGTCGGGCCTGCCGTCCGGGCTGCCGTCGGTGGTGACGGTGGCGGACACGGCCATGGCCCACGCGCTGCGCAAGGGCGACATCGTGGACCACGTCGAGGCCTCGACCACGGTGCGGCTGTATGCGGACGGCGCCTGGGGCGAGCGCCCCATCACGAGCAGCTATGCCTGCGCGCTCGCCGCGGCGCGGGTGCTGCGCGAGGGCTGTCCCGCCGGATGGCGGCGCGTCACCGCGTCACAGCGGACGCGGTGACGGCGCTTTCCGGGTGAAGCCTCAGGCCGGGACGCGGTCGTTGTCCTTGCGGTCCCAGTGCCGGTGCTTCGCGAGCGCCTTCGCGAACGCGGTGGCCAGCGCCGCTCCGGCCCCGGCCTTGGAGCCCGCGACGACGCCGGGCGCGGCCGGGTCGATTTCACAGGCCTTGAGCAGGTCCTCGGCGTCCTTGGACGCGCCCACCGTCTTGCAGTGCAGGTAGGCCTCCTGGACGAAGTGGCGCGACTCGCCGTCCTTCTTCAGCGTGGCCACGCTCGCGGCGCCGCCGGGGATGAAGACGCCGTCGTACTCCACGGAGGCCGTGGTCATGGCGCTCTTGTCCACCGGCACGTCCTTGCCGTTGGAGGCCTTCACCGTGCCCAGGCGCTTGGCGATGACCTTCAGCTGCGCGCCGCCGGCCTCCAATTCCTTGCGCAGGGCCATCAGCTCGTCCGCGTCCACGCCGTCCGCGACGAGCACGCCAATCTTCCGCGTCTTGATGGACGGCGGCATGGCCATCTTCATGGCCTCCATGCTCAGGGCCTTGGACGCGGGAGGGCCCTTGGGCGTGACGGGCGTGGCCTTGGGCGCGGGCAGGCCCAGCCCTTCCGCCACGGCGGACACCAGCAGGGCGTCGATCTTCGCGAAGTGCTCCAGCACGCGCTCCTGGATGGCCTTCGTCTCCACCTTGCCCAGCTCGAAGCGGCACGCGTCGATGAGGTGCTGCTGCTCCGGCTCCGACAGGCTGCGGAAGAAGAGGGCGGCCTGGCTGTAGTGGTCGTTGAAGGAGGCCGCGCGCTCACGCACCTTCTTGCCGCTCACCTGCTCCGGGTGGTGCACGTAGCCACCCTGCTGCTGGGACGCGAGGAACGGGCAGCCGCCGCCCAGTGAGTTGGGGAAGTAGTTGGCGCGGCCCACGTTGCTCGTGTGCCGGCCGAAGCCGTCCTGTTGGTGGTTGTGCACCGGCGCCACCGGGCGGTTGATGGGGATCTCCGCGAAGTTCGGCCCGCCCAGGCGCGTCAGCTGCGTGTCCAGGTACGAGAAGAGCCGCGCCTGCATCAGCGGATCATCCGTGAAGTCGATGCCCGGCACGATGTTGGCTACGCAGAAGGCGACCTGCTCCGTCTCCGCGAAGTAGTTGGTCGGGTTGCGGTTGAGCGTGAGCTTGCCCACCGGCTGCACCGGGACCACCTCCTCCGGGATGAGCTTCGTCGCGTCCAGCAGGTCCACGCCCAGCGCCTGCGCGTCCTTCTCCTCCAGGATTTGGACGCCCAGCTCGTACTCGGGGAAGTCGCCCTGCTCGATGGCCTCGAAGAGGTCGCGGCGGTGGAAGTCCGGGTCCTTGCCGCCGAGCTTCTGCGCCTCATCCCAGACGAGCGAGTGCGTGCCCAGGAGCGGCTTCCAGTGGAACTTCACGAAGCGCGCGGTGTTCTTCTCATCCACGAAGCGGAAGGTGTGGACGCCGAAGCCCTGCATCATCCGGAAGCTGCGCGGGATGGCGCGGTCGGACATGATCCACATGATCATGTGCATCGTCTCCGGGACGAGCGACACGAAGTCCCAGAACGAGTCATGCGCCGTCTGCGCCTGGGGAATCTCGTGGTGGGGCTCCGGCTTGGCGGCGTGGATGATGTCGGGGAACTTGATGCCGTCCTGGATGAAGAAGACGGGGATGTTGTTGCCCACCAGGTCCCAGTTGCCTTCTTCCGTGTAGAACTTCACCGCGAAGCCGCGCACGTCGCGCGCGGTGTCCGCGGAGCCGCGCGAGCCCGCGACGGTGGAGAAGCGCACGAACACGGGCGTCTTCTTGGACGGGTCCTGGAGGAACTTCGCCTTGGTGTACTTCGCCTGCGATTCGTAGACCTGGAAGTAGCCGTGGGCGCCCGCGCCGCGCGCGTGGACGACGCGCTCGGGGATGCGCTCATGGTCGAAGCGGGTCATCTTCTCGCGGAAGTGGAAGTCCTCCAGGAGCGTGGGGCCACGGGCGCCAATCTTGAGCGAGTCGTCGGTGTGCTCGACGCGGATGCCCTGGTCCGTCGTGAGGAAGTTGCCCGTGGGCTCCGAGCGGTCCCGCGCGAGCTGCTGATCCTTGCTCTTCTCATCCACGCGCACCGCGTCCGGCTGTTTCTGTGAGGTCACCGCACTGCCTCCTTCAAGGGGCGTGCAGGGTGCCGGACGCGGTGGACGCCGCACGTCTTGTGTCCCGCGTCTGGGAGGTGCAGGACGCAAGACGGCGGCTGTGTCCGATGTCGTTCGTTCGGGACGTTGGCCAGCGAGCGTCAGGCGTCCTTCGCCAGGCGCACCAGCATCTTGCCGGTGTTGTCCCCGCGCAGCAGGCCGATGAAGGCGTCGGGGGCCTTGTCCAGGCCGTCCACGATGGTGGAGACGTCCTTCACCTGGCCCTCGCGCAGCCACTGGCCCATGTCGCGCAGGAAGGCGGGCCGGCGGTCCGCGTGGTCGGAGACGATGTAGCCCTGGAGCGTGAGGCGCTTGCCCACGGCGAGCATCAGGTTGCGGGGGCCGGGCGTGGGGGCG
The sequence above is drawn from the Corallococcus sp. NCRR genome and encodes:
- a CDS encoding SO2930 family diheme c-type cytochrome, whose translation is MSPRLSVVLLALSLAACGSSDPENPGPTPDSGTSVPDAGTGDAGVPDAGEPDAGLDAGTGDAGVPDAGPEDAGAPLAIPNALSGFGLFTGSPADGGLVPVEGNVPYTLSTPLFSDYAVKSRTLYIPPGKTAHYAPVDALDLPVGTLITKTFAFPADLRQPDQDVRVIETRVLVHQPSGWEAWPYVWNAEQTEATLATGGRARDVTFIDSEGETRSFRYSVPSKNQCQQCHHLVDGTGAQVMHPIGVKARYLHRTNTYGGVERDQLEYLASLGKLDGLPAQAELPKAPDAFDPQSASLDTRARTYLDINCAHCHNPKGTAGITSQLFLNFDNTSLFSLGECKRPGSAGAGVGGEFDIVPGKHDESILWYRLHTEESGKMMPQIGRTIHHAEGAQLIADWIDQMPAKTCK
- a CDS encoding dicarboxylate/amino acid:cation symporter, whose protein sequence is MKLWARWFRIPFWQRVLGAFVLGALAGWALGDKAGVWLQPLGTLYVQLIRMIAIPLVFFAVIHAVSALRGQKSVAALGGRTFLWFAVTAALAVGVGLGTAALTKPGVGVGTLQAASDFKPRQVPGPVQVLLDVVPTNPFAALAEGKMLQVIFFAGLLGFALVKLGERTARLRTLVGEASEAMIQVTRFVLELTPLGTFGLIAALVGTYGFERLLPLGTFVLTLYLACAVHIVFVYGGLLAAHGLNPLRFFRGAAPGMQVAFVSSSSFASMPVALRSVTHNLGVDRDYAAFAVPLGASIKMDGCGAIYPAMTSLFIAQYFGLTLSAPQLFIILLASVLGSFGTAGVPGTAVVMTTVVLSAAGLPLEGLGYLLAIDRVLDMMRTLTNVTGQMLVPVLVAREEGLLDLAVYNRGSSNVGLEEEPQPPSPAA
- a CDS encoding S8/S53 family peptidase, coding for MKVAIVDSGVSVGFLRGAGLSLAGAASFTVDREARRLESRVHSREELAAWRGGGAVLEDLEDAHGHGTAVLSILLEQGRRPGADVEWYVARVLDGRMRGDSLGLLEALEWLTRDVRPDLINLSLGTVGRAFEAPLTALLDRAVEQGSLVLCSAGPVSGLPSGLPSVVTVADTAMAHALRKGDIVDHVEASTTVRLYADGAWGERPITSSYACALAAARVLREGCPAGWRRVTASQRTR
- a CDS encoding catalase codes for the protein MTSQKQPDAVRVDEKSKDQQLARDRSEPTGNFLTTDQGIRVEHTDDSLKIGARGPTLLEDFHFREKMTRFDHERIPERVVHARGAGAHGYFQVYESQAKYTKAKFLQDPSKKTPVFVRFSTVAGSRGSADTARDVRGFAVKFYTEEGNWDLVGNNIPVFFIQDGIKFPDIIHAAKPEPHHEIPQAQTAHDSFWDFVSLVPETMHMIMWIMSDRAIPRSFRMMQGFGVHTFRFVDEKNTARFVKFHWKPLLGTHSLVWDEAQKLGGKDPDFHRRDLFEAIEQGDFPEYELGVQILEEKDAQALGVDLLDATKLIPEEVVPVQPVGKLTLNRNPTNYFAETEQVAFCVANIVPGIDFTDDPLMQARLFSYLDTQLTRLGGPNFAEIPINRPVAPVHNHQQDGFGRHTSNVGRANYFPNSLGGGCPFLASQQQGGYVHHPEQVSGKKVRERAASFNDHYSQAALFFRSLSEPEQQHLIDACRFELGKVETKAIQERVLEHFAKIDALLVSAVAEGLGLPAPKATPVTPKGPPASKALSMEAMKMAMPPSIKTRKIGVLVADGVDADELMALRKELEAGGAQLKVIAKRLGTVKASNGKDVPVDKSAMTTASVEYDGVFIPGGAASVATLKKDGESRHFVQEAYLHCKTVGASKDAEDLLKACEIDPAAPGVVAGSKAGAGAALATAFAKALAKHRHWDRKDNDRVPA